A portion of the Hoylesella buccalis ATCC 35310 genome contains these proteins:
- a CDS encoding calcium-translocating P-type ATPase, PMCA-type, whose amino-acid sequence MSTQNIRNERVNHTGLTDEQVAANRIKFGKNILTPPPTTSLWKLYLDKYRDPIIQVLLVAAAVSLVLAFVEQNFIETIGIFVAIFFATSVGFYFERDAAKKFNILNALNEESLVKVRRNGHVVEIPRKDVVVGDLMVIEVGDEIPADGKLVKGVDLLIDESSLTGEPICSKGIDVDDDEDDEAHEKTYPHDMVLRSTMVMNGRGAAVVTAVGDATEIGKVARNSSEITHTQTPLDTQLAKLAKLISVVGSVVAVAAFIIFLIHDILVNDAVWQGTDYFKMAEVVLQYFMMAVTLIVMAVPEGLPMAVTLSLALNMRRMLKSNNLVRKLHACETMGAVTVICTDKTGTLTENKMTVMEMAGSSIVTDVSEHDALAQAIALNTTAELGEDGAGIGNPTEIALLTWLQKHGVDYQTIRNQATTIAQLPFSTENKYMATVAEMGGRKYLFVKGAPEIVMNFCTLSEAEKESYQSTLLGYQHKVMRTLAFACKQLEADALSNIQIKNHLQNLSLQCVAAISDPVREDVPNAVNQCQQAGIEVKVVTGDTQATAIEIARQIGVWHDDTPLEAALTGPEWNALSDEEAYERAHTIKVMSRARPSDKQRLVEMLQKRKEVVAVTGDGTNDAPALHYAHVGLSLGSGTSVAKEASDMTLLDDSFGSIAHAVMWGRSLYKNIQRFLFFQLIVNITALLLVLGGAFIGVEMPLTVTQILWVNLLMDTFAAMALASLPPSREVMKDKPRKENEFILNKEMRQGILFCGVTFFIFLFAMLIYCERNVSQGISMRELTIFFTTFVMIQLWNLFNAKTLGSNHSAFRYLWKDKGLLLVLLLVILGQWLIVTFGGKMFRTVPLSLSDWLGIIGLTSVVLWVGELWRWTKRLRARKS is encoded by the coding sequence ATGAGTACGCAAAACATTAGAAACGAAAGGGTCAATCATACAGGTTTGACAGACGAACAGGTGGCGGCTAACAGGATAAAATTTGGCAAAAACATACTGACGCCACCCCCCACAACCTCATTGTGGAAGTTGTATTTGGACAAGTATCGCGACCCCATCATTCAAGTGCTTTTGGTTGCTGCCGCTGTCTCTTTGGTGTTGGCTTTCGTTGAACAGAACTTTATAGAAACCATTGGTATCTTTGTTGCCATCTTCTTTGCAACCAGCGTCGGCTTTTACTTTGAGCGGGATGCAGCCAAGAAATTCAACATTCTTAATGCGCTGAATGAGGAGTCGTTGGTGAAGGTTCGACGCAATGGACATGTCGTGGAGATTCCTCGAAAGGATGTGGTAGTGGGCGATTTGATGGTTATTGAGGTGGGTGACGAGATACCTGCCGACGGAAAACTCGTCAAGGGCGTGGATTTGTTGATAGACGAGTCGTCGTTGACGGGCGAACCCATCTGCTCAAAGGGTATTGATGTGGACGATGACGAGGATGATGAAGCACATGAAAAAACCTACCCTCATGACATGGTCTTGCGCAGTACGATGGTCATGAATGGCCGAGGGGCCGCCGTTGTTACAGCGGTTGGCGACGCCACGGAGATTGGTAAGGTGGCTCGTAACTCGAGCGAAATAACGCATACCCAAACGCCTTTGGACACCCAATTAGCCAAATTGGCCAAACTTATCTCGGTGGTTGGGTCGGTAGTGGCTGTTGCTGCCTTCATCATCTTCCTCATACACGACATCCTTGTCAATGACGCTGTATGGCAGGGCACTGATTATTTCAAGATGGCCGAGGTGGTGTTGCAGTACTTCATGATGGCTGTAACGCTGATAGTGATGGCCGTACCCGAAGGACTTCCCATGGCCGTAACCTTGAGTTTGGCGCTGAACATGCGCAGGATGTTGAAGAGCAACAACCTTGTTAGAAAGCTGCATGCGTGTGAGACGATGGGGGCGGTGACAGTAATCTGTACCGATAAAACGGGTACCTTGACGGAAAACAAGATGACGGTCATGGAGATGGCTGGCTCTTCAATCGTTACGGATGTGTCTGAACATGATGCGCTGGCTCAGGCTATCGCCCTCAATACAACGGCAGAGTTGGGAGAAGATGGCGCTGGAATCGGTAATCCAACGGAGATAGCCCTGCTGACATGGCTGCAAAAACATGGCGTTGATTATCAAACCATCCGTAACCAAGCCACAACGATTGCGCAGTTGCCGTTCTCAACTGAAAACAAATACATGGCAACTGTTGCAGAGATGGGTGGCAGGAAGTATCTCTTCGTGAAAGGAGCGCCTGAGATTGTGATGAACTTCTGCACCTTATCTGAAGCCGAAAAAGAATCCTATCAGTCTACTTTGTTGGGCTATCAGCACAAGGTCATGCGCACTTTGGCGTTCGCTTGCAAGCAACTTGAAGCGGATGCGCTATCCAATATCCAAATCAAGAATCACTTGCAAAATCTCTCTTTGCAATGCGTTGCAGCGATTAGTGATCCTGTTCGCGAGGATGTTCCAAATGCTGTTAACCAATGCCAACAAGCGGGTATCGAGGTGAAGGTCGTGACGGGGGATACGCAAGCCACCGCTATTGAGATAGCAAGGCAGATAGGTGTCTGGCATGATGATACGCCTTTGGAAGCCGCACTGACCGGTCCAGAGTGGAATGCGCTGTCGGATGAAGAGGCATACGAGCGCGCTCATACCATCAAAGTGATGTCGCGTGCGCGTCCATCAGATAAACAACGACTTGTGGAAATGCTGCAAAAGCGCAAAGAAGTGGTGGCTGTGACGGGCGATGGGACCAATGATGCGCCCGCATTGCATTATGCCCATGTGGGTTTGTCGTTGGGGTCGGGAACCAGTGTGGCCAAGGAAGCCAGCGATATGACGTTGCTCGACGACTCGTTTGGCTCTATCGCACATGCCGTGATGTGGGGTCGTTCGTTGTATAAGAACATCCAACGCTTCCTCTTTTTCCAGCTTATTGTCAACATCACTGCGCTACTTCTTGTTCTTGGAGGGGCTTTCATCGGTGTGGAGATGCCGCTCACGGTGACGCAGATATTGTGGGTGAACCTCTTAATGGATACCTTTGCAGCCATGGCATTAGCCTCTTTGCCTCCTTCACGCGAGGTGATGAAAGACAAACCGCGTAAGGAAAACGAGTTCATTCTTAATAAAGAGATGCGCCAAGGCATTCTTTTCTGCGGCGTAACCTTCTTTATTTTCCTGTTTGCCATGCTCATTTATTGTGAACGTAATGTGTCGCAAGGCATCAGTATGCGTGAGTTGACCATCTTCTTCACAACCTTCGTGATGATTCAGTTGTGGAACCTGTTCAATGCAAAGACGCTCGGTTCCAATCATTCGGCATTCCGCTATCTGTGGAAAGACAAGGGACTGCTGCTCGTGTTGCTGTTGGTTATCTTGGGACAGTGGCTCATCGTGACCTTCGGAGGTAAGATGTTCCGCACCGTACCGCTGTCGCTCAGCGACTGGTTGGGCATCATTGGCCTTACCTCTGTTGTGCTTTGGGTGGGTGAACTGTGGCGATGGACGAAACGATTAAGGGCAAGAAAGTCATGA
- a CDS encoding HAD family hydrolase, with protein MKQNVKNIIFDLGCVLVGLDKQRCVRAFEQIGAGDVASYVRDHRTADLFFDIETGQMTTEEFCDEVRRMSRCKAEDKDIVWAWNQLLVGIPDEKKQRLVELNKEYRLFLLSNTNDMHWQKCVNDFFPYHHLGVNDYFEDVYLSYKLQLTKPDRKIFEAVLRHSQLQAAETLFIDDVKENCESAAQLGIQVMHETTGNDWLNAW; from the coding sequence ATGAAACAGAACGTAAAAAACATCATATTTGACCTGGGTTGCGTGCTTGTAGGACTTGACAAACAACGCTGCGTGCGTGCTTTTGAGCAGATAGGGGCAGGAGACGTTGCCTCTTATGTTCGGGATCATCGCACGGCTGACTTGTTCTTTGACATTGAAACGGGCCAAATGACGACGGAAGAGTTTTGTGATGAAGTTCGCAGAATGAGCCGATGCAAGGCTGAGGATAAGGATATTGTCTGGGCATGGAACCAACTTTTGGTGGGTATTCCTGATGAGAAGAAACAGCGTTTGGTGGAGTTGAACAAGGAATATCGACTTTTCTTGTTGAGCAACACCAATGACATGCACTGGCAGAAATGCGTGAACGATTTCTTTCCCTATCACCATCTGGGGGTAAACGATTATTTCGAAGACGTTTATCTGTCGTACAAGTTGCAGCTTACGAAACCCGATCGTAAGATTTTTGAGGCCGTGTTAAGGCACTCACAGCTGCAAGCAGCAGAGACACTCTTTATTGATGACGTAAAAGAAAACTGTGAATCGGCCGCACAACTGGGCATCCAGGTGATGCACGAGACCACAGGTAACGATTGGTTAAATGCGTGGTAA
- a CDS encoding bifunctional riboflavin kinase/FAD synthetase has product MKTMILDEKTVLTSPCVATIGFFDGVHLGHQFLIRQVVKIARDAGLSSLVITFDKHPRQVLHSHYVPELLTTTEQKLQLLSATAVDQVVVLPFTQEMASMTAQQFMGDVLHRRLQVRKLVIGYDNRFGHNREEGFDDYVRYGRALGIEVIRSEEFSLGKDAVHVSSSAIRKYIHEGSMEQANRCLGRPYVLTAHVVDGCKEGRKLGFPTANLNLSEVTQLLPAMGVYAVKAQVEGTGPWYRAMTSIGMRPTYNGTSLTVETHILEGFHENIYDKQLSVAFFKRLRGEKRFDSLALLHAKITEDAREVNHYFNKIEK; this is encoded by the coding sequence ATGAAAACCATGATATTGGATGAAAAAACGGTTCTAACGAGTCCCTGTGTGGCAACCATAGGATTCTTCGATGGGGTGCATTTGGGGCATCAATTCTTGATACGTCAGGTCGTGAAGATAGCTCGTGACGCGGGATTGTCATCCCTAGTCATCACGTTTGACAAGCATCCTCGCCAAGTGTTACACAGCCATTATGTCCCCGAACTGTTGACCACGACCGAGCAAAAGCTGCAACTGCTGTCTGCAACCGCTGTTGATCAGGTCGTGGTATTGCCCTTTACGCAAGAGATGGCGAGTATGACAGCCCAACAATTCATGGGCGATGTGCTCCATCGTCGGTTACAGGTACGCAAGTTGGTGATTGGTTATGATAATCGGTTTGGACACAATCGGGAAGAAGGATTTGATGATTATGTGCGCTATGGACGAGCATTAGGCATTGAGGTGATACGCAGTGAGGAGTTTTCTTTGGGCAAAGATGCCGTGCATGTGAGTTCTTCTGCCATTCGAAAATACATCCATGAGGGTTCAATGGAGCAGGCCAATCGCTGTCTGGGACGTCCCTATGTGCTCACGGCTCATGTTGTTGATGGGTGTAAAGAGGGTAGGAAACTTGGCTTTCCTACAGCCAATCTCAATTTAAGCGAAGTCACACAGCTGCTTCCTGCCATGGGTGTTTATGCCGTGAAAGCGCAGGTTGAGGGGACAGGACCATGGTATCGGGCGATGACCAGTATCGGTATGCGGCCCACCTACAATGGAACAAGCCTGACAGTAGAAACTCATATCCTTGAAGGATTTCATGAAAACATCTATGATAAGCAGCTTTCCGTGGCCTTTTTCAAACGCCTTCGCGGTGAAAAGCGGTTTGACAGTTTGGCGTTGTTACATGCTAAAATAACGGAAGATGCACGGGAAGTAAATCATTATTTTAACAAAATAGAGAAATGA
- a CDS encoding CPBP family intramembrane glutamic endopeptidase, producing the protein MMRKSIKGILDIAWYLVVFIMLQVLATYLVSILSLLHNGMDFGTALHYLQSHRVFSSTTVIATSAVSSVLTIVLFMSLKWTPVARSYVRSKPWAALFWVVLLSLGTIIPSAWLLEQMEVEVPSGLERMLNALMGNRWGYLSVGILVPIAEETVFRGAVLRTLLQLFRGRTTWLSIILSALIFGLAHFNMAQLPHAFLMGLLLGWMYVRTNSIVPGIVLHWVNNSTIFMVYNLIPSSANGNLVDIFGGSQQAVWMSLLFSLCIMLPALFQLSRRLKKADPVA; encoded by the coding sequence ATGATGCGCAAATCAATCAAAGGAATATTAGACATTGCATGGTATTTGGTGGTGTTTATCATGCTTCAAGTGTTGGCCACTTATTTGGTCAGCATCTTGTCTTTGCTGCACAATGGCATGGACTTCGGGACCGCATTGCACTATCTTCAGTCGCATCGCGTGTTCAGTTCGACGACGGTCATCGCCACTTCTGCCGTTTCCAGTGTGCTGACAATCGTCTTATTCATGTCGCTTAAATGGACACCTGTGGCACGTTCGTATGTGCGCAGTAAGCCTTGGGCGGCGTTGTTTTGGGTGGTTTTACTATCATTGGGCACCATCATCCCCTCTGCATGGCTGCTTGAGCAGATGGAAGTAGAGGTACCTTCTGGCTTAGAACGAATGCTCAATGCCCTGATGGGCAATCGGTGGGGGTATCTATCCGTTGGCATCTTGGTGCCAATTGCCGAAGAAACTGTTTTCAGAGGCGCCGTTCTTCGCACCTTACTCCAACTCTTCCGTGGCCGTACAACTTGGCTGTCGATCATCCTTTCGGCGTTGATTTTTGGGCTTGCACATTTCAATATGGCTCAATTGCCGCATGCTTTTCTCATGGGTTTGTTGTTGGGATGGATGTATGTGCGTACCAACAGTATCGTACCTGGCATTGTTTTGCATTGGGTAAACAACTCTACAATATTCATGGTGTATAATCTTATTCCCAGCTCGGCTAATGGTAATCTTGTTGATATCTTTGGAGGCAGCCAGCAAGCCGTGTGGATGAGTTTGCTCTTCTCTCTGTGCATCATGCTTCCAGCCTTGTTCCAATTGTCCCGAAGATTGAAGAAAGCCGACCCAGTGGCATAG
- a CDS encoding pyruvate ferredoxin oxidoreductase gives MDYKYIEQLLERYWACETTLQEEEILRTFFSQEDVPADLQKYRALFVYAQQEATQKVLGDDFDEKILSMIDEPAPVKARTIKMRQRLMPLFKAAAVVAIILTLSNALQVPFMQNNDNIGASYDGTEQLQQGTSVAIGDSATIDSMQQSNITPADVQPATIIK, from the coding sequence ATGGATTATAAATATATCGAACAACTATTGGAACGCTATTGGGCATGCGAGACAACGCTTCAAGAAGAAGAGATTCTCCGCACGTTCTTCAGTCAGGAAGACGTTCCCGCGGACTTGCAAAAGTATCGCGCATTGTTCGTATACGCTCAACAAGAAGCAACCCAAAAGGTATTGGGAGACGACTTTGATGAGAAGATTCTGTCCATGATCGATGAGCCAGCACCGGTCAAGGCGCGCACCATCAAGATGAGACAACGGCTGATGCCGCTCTTCAAAGCTGCCGCCGTGGTAGCCATTATCCTGACATTGAGCAACGCATTGCAGGTTCCGTTCATGCAAAATAACGACAACATAGGTGCATCCTATGATGGAACAGAACAGCTACAGCAAGGTACTTCAGTGGCCATTGGCGACTCTGCGACGATAGACAGCATGCAACAAAGCAACATAACACCCGCAGATGTGCAGCCGGCTACCATCATCAAATAA
- a CDS encoding RNA polymerase sigma factor: MKNISFRNDVLPLKDALYRLALRITLSHEEAQDIVQDTLIKVWDKRESWNEIESIEAFSITICRNLALDRIKKHDNLNDSLEERQTESPDTSSTPFEDTLLQDRIELVRNLVNALPEKQRSCMQLRDFEGKPYKEIAKILGISEEQVKVNIFRARQMVKERFQKYDNYGL, encoded by the coding sequence ATGAAGAATATCAGTTTTCGTAACGATGTCTTACCACTCAAAGATGCGCTCTACAGGTTAGCTTTACGCATCACCCTCAGTCATGAGGAGGCCCAAGACATCGTACAAGACACACTGATAAAGGTTTGGGACAAGCGTGAAAGCTGGAATGAAATAGAATCGATAGAAGCCTTCAGCATCACTATCTGCCGCAACTTAGCACTCGACAGAATCAAGAAGCACGACAACCTCAATGATTCGCTCGAAGAAAGACAGACAGAAAGCCCAGACACCTCCTCGACACCATTCGAGGATACCCTACTACAAGACAGAATAGAACTTGTGAGAAACCTCGTTAATGCGCTTCCAGAAAAACAAAGAAGCTGCATGCAACTCAGAGATTTCGAGGGAAAGCCTTACAAAGAAATTGCCAAAATACTGGGCATCAGTGAAGAACAAGTGAAGGTAAACATCTTCAGAGCCCGGCAAATGGTAAAAGAAAGATTTCAAAAATACGACAATTATGGATTATAA
- the speA gene encoding biosynthetic arginine decarboxylase, translated as MKKWTIEDSKELYNINGWGVSYFGINEKGNAYVTPCKDNTEIDLRDVMDELALRDVSSPVLLRFPDILDNRIEKTASCFAQAAKEYDYKAENFIIYPIKVNQMQPVVEEIISHGQKFNLGLEAGSKPELHAVIAVQCQSDSLIICNGYKDQSYIELALLAQKMGKRIFIVIEKLNELDIIAKAAKKIGVRPNIGIRIKLASSGSGKWADSGGDASKFGLNSSELLLALKMLEEKGLKDCLHLIHFHIGSQITKIRRIQTALREAAQYYINLHKMGYNVDFVDCGGGLGVDYDGTRSSSSESSVNYSIQEYVNDCIYTFIDAANKNGVPHPNLITESGRSLTAHHSVLVIDVLETASLPSMPDEFEPTEEEHQLVKDLYEIWDNLNPRSMLEDWHDAEQIREESLDLFALGIVDLQTRAEIESMYWSVCREINMLSKSMKHVPDELRNLDKLLADKYFCNFSLFQSLPDSWAIDQLFPILPIQRLDERPTRNATLQDITCDSDGKIANFVTNRNISHVLPLHPLKKGEPYYLGVFLVGAYQEILGDLHNLFGDTNAVHISVKNGKYSIDQVIDGETVDEVLDYVQYSPKKLVRQLETWVTKSVKLGKISLEEGKEFLNNYRSGLYGYTYLE; from the coding sequence ATGAAGAAGTGGACGATTGAAGATTCAAAAGAGTTGTACAACATCAATGGATGGGGTGTTTCTTATTTTGGCATCAACGAAAAGGGCAATGCCTATGTGACGCCGTGTAAGGACAATACCGAAATAGACCTGCGAGACGTGATGGACGAGCTGGCTTTGCGCGACGTGAGTTCGCCAGTACTATTGCGTTTCCCCGACATTCTTGACAACCGAATTGAGAAAACGGCCAGCTGCTTTGCGCAAGCTGCAAAAGAATACGATTACAAAGCCGAGAACTTCATCATCTACCCAATAAAGGTGAACCAAATGCAGCCCGTGGTGGAAGAGATTATCTCTCACGGACAGAAGTTCAACCTGGGTTTGGAGGCGGGCAGTAAGCCTGAACTTCATGCCGTGATTGCCGTGCAATGCCAGAGCGACTCGCTCATCATTTGCAACGGATACAAAGACCAAAGCTACATAGAGCTGGCACTTTTGGCGCAAAAGATGGGCAAACGCATCTTCATTGTCATTGAGAAACTGAACGAACTGGACATCATCGCCAAGGCAGCGAAGAAGATTGGCGTGCGCCCGAACATTGGTATTCGAATCAAGTTGGCATCATCCGGTTCGGGTAAATGGGCAGACAGCGGCGGCGATGCCTCGAAGTTTGGCCTGAATTCATCTGAACTTCTGCTGGCCTTGAAGATGCTGGAGGAAAAAGGACTCAAAGACTGTCTGCATCTCATCCACTTCCACATCGGTTCTCAAATCACCAAAATTCGCCGCATCCAGACGGCGCTGCGCGAGGCCGCGCAATACTACATCAACCTACATAAGATGGGGTACAACGTTGATTTCGTGGACTGTGGGGGCGGACTGGGCGTAGATTATGACGGAACGCGTTCGTCGAGCAGCGAAAGTTCGGTGAATTACTCCATCCAAGAGTATGTCAACGACTGTATTTACACCTTCATTGATGCGGCCAACAAGAATGGCGTGCCACACCCAAACCTCATCACAGAGAGCGGCCGGTCATTGACAGCGCACCACTCGGTGTTGGTCATTGACGTGCTGGAAACAGCCAGTCTACCATCCATGCCTGATGAATTTGAGCCAACCGAAGAAGAACACCAGCTGGTAAAAGATCTGTATGAGATATGGGATAACCTCAATCCGCGCTCGATGTTGGAAGACTGGCACGACGCAGAGCAAATACGTGAAGAGTCACTCGACTTGTTCGCTCTGGGCATTGTCGACCTACAAACGCGCGCAGAGATAGAAAGCATGTACTGGAGTGTGTGTCGGGAAATCAACATGTTGTCCAAGTCAATGAAGCATGTCCCTGATGAGTTGAGGAATCTTGACAAGCTGTTGGCCGATAAATACTTCTGCAATTTCTCCCTCTTCCAGTCACTTCCCGACAGTTGGGCTATCGATCAGCTCTTCCCTATCTTACCGATTCAGCGACTGGACGAACGTCCCACACGCAATGCCACACTGCAAGACATCACCTGCGACAGCGATGGAAAGATAGCAAACTTCGTGACCAACCGCAATATCTCACACGTATTGCCTCTGCACCCATTGAAGAAAGGCGAGCCTTACTATCTCGGCGTGTTCCTTGTTGGGGCCTACCAGGAAATCTTAGGCGACCTGCATAATCTCTTTGGCGACACCAATGCCGTGCACATTTCCGTGAAAAACGGCAAATACAGCATCGACCAAGTGATTGATGGAGAGACCGTAGACGAGGTACTTGATTATGTTCAATACAGTCCGAAGAAACTGGTTAGGCAACTGGAAACATGGGTAACGAAGAGTGTTAAGCTGGGAAAAATATCCTTGGAAGAAGGTAAAGAGTTTTTAAACAACTACCGTTCGGGGCTTTACGGATATACTTACCTGGAATAA
- a CDS encoding shikimate kinase → MDRIIIMGYMGSGKTTLGKALSKALDMPFYDLDWYIESRMRKTIKQLFEERGEEGFRQIEYRMLHEVAEFEHVILSCGGGTPCFFDNIDYMNRQGETVFLKASPEVLYGHLKMGRTVRPLLQGKTPEEVKAFIRTQLKEREPFYTQAKHTLDVSLMDSYGKIQATVDQLKVLLNL, encoded by the coding sequence ATGGACCGCATCATCATCATGGGATACATGGGCTCGGGCAAGACAACGCTTGGAAAAGCCTTGTCTAAAGCCCTTGACATGCCGTTTTATGATCTTGACTGGTACATCGAAAGTAGGATGAGAAAAACCATCAAACAGCTCTTTGAGGAGCGAGGCGAAGAGGGGTTCAGGCAGATAGAATACCGCATGCTGCACGAAGTGGCAGAGTTTGAACACGTCATCCTGAGTTGCGGAGGAGGCACACCATGCTTCTTTGACAATATCGACTACATGAACCGGCAGGGCGAAACCGTGTTTCTGAAAGCCTCGCCCGAGGTGCTTTACGGCCATTTGAAGATGGGCAGGACAGTCAGACCTCTGTTGCAGGGCAAGACACCAGAGGAAGTGAAAGCCTTTATCCGCACACAACTGAAAGAGCGCGAGCCCTTTTATACGCAGGCAAAGCATACGCTGGACGTCAGTCTGATGGACTCTTACGGTAAGATACAGGCAACCGTAGACCAATTAAAAGTATTATTAAATCTATAA
- the topA gene encoding type I DNA topoisomerase — protein MQKNLVIVESPAKAKTIEKFLGEDYKVMSSYGHIRDLKKKELSIDPDTLEPNYEIPEEKKKLVNELKKQAKEAKKVWLASDEDREGEAISWHLCEVLGLDEEKTNRIVFHEITKPAILEAIKNPRHLNMDLVNAQQARRVLDRLVGFRLSPVLWRKVKPALSAGRVQSVAVRLIVEREREIQAFESEPYYRINAIFVITNEDGSASEVKAELDKRFSKHEEALAFLEQCKDAKFTVDSITRKPLKRTPAPPFTTSTLQQEAARKLGFTVGQTMMVAQHLYENGQITYMRTDSVNLSQLAVNTCKDEIVKAYGAEYSKPRKYHTHSKGAQEAHEAIRPTYMSKHEIEGTSQERRLYDLIWKRTLASQMADAQLEKTTVTIDVSGVKEQFTANVEIITFEGFIKAYHESNDEDENNQDDYTHSLPALKEGDLLERREITSTERYSQSPIRYTEASLVKKLEELGIGRPSTYAPTISTIQQREYVQKGDKKGTDRAYTIDSLKGGKITSKTKKEVVGNEKGKLLPTDIGMVVNDFLMENFPSIMDYNFTANVEEKFDSIAEGNTEWNKMMKSFDKSFKPTVEKVMNARSEHKAGERELGIDPKSGKPVFVKIGRYGPVVQIGTADDDEKPRFSQLPADKSMEEMTLEDALELFKLPRTVGLFEGTDVVIGAGRFGPYVLHQKKYVSLPKEENPLKVTLETAIQLIEQKRKQEKERHIKSFEQDTKLEVLNGRYGPYIAYDGKNYRLPKAQHGKAADLTYEECMDIVHAAPAKKTAKSRK, from the coding sequence ATGCAGAAAAATTTAGTTATCGTAGAGAGCCCCGCAAAGGCGAAGACTATCGAGAAATTTCTAGGCGAAGACTATAAGGTCATGTCATCATACGGACACATCAGAGACCTGAAGAAAAAAGAGTTGAGCATTGATCCAGATACACTTGAACCCAATTACGAGATTCCGGAAGAGAAGAAAAAGCTTGTCAACGAATTGAAGAAGCAGGCCAAAGAGGCTAAGAAGGTGTGGCTGGCTTCCGATGAGGACCGCGAGGGAGAGGCTATATCATGGCATCTGTGCGAGGTGCTTGGTTTGGACGAAGAGAAGACCAACCGCATTGTCTTTCATGAGATTACCAAGCCAGCCATTCTCGAAGCCATCAAGAATCCACGTCATTTGAACATGGATTTGGTCAACGCACAACAGGCACGCCGTGTGCTCGACCGCCTGGTGGGTTTCCGCTTGTCGCCCGTGTTGTGGCGAAAGGTGAAGCCAGCCCTGTCGGCCGGACGTGTGCAAAGCGTGGCCGTGCGCCTCATCGTGGAGCGCGAACGCGAGATACAAGCCTTCGAAAGCGAACCTTACTATCGCATCAACGCCATCTTCGTCATCACCAACGAAGACGGATCGGCATCGGAAGTGAAGGCCGAACTGGACAAACGGTTCAGCAAACACGAAGAGGCCCTGGCCTTTCTGGAGCAATGTAAGGATGCCAAGTTCACCGTGGACAGCATCACGCGCAAGCCCCTGAAACGCACGCCAGCACCACCTTTCACCACTTCAACCCTGCAACAGGAAGCAGCCCGCAAGTTGGGATTTACGGTTGGACAGACCATGATGGTGGCTCAGCATCTGTATGAGAACGGACAAATCACCTACATGCGTACCGACAGCGTGAACCTCTCACAACTGGCAGTGAACACCTGTAAGGATGAAATCGTGAAGGCATACGGTGCAGAATACAGCAAACCACGCAAGTACCACACGCACTCGAAAGGCGCACAAGAGGCTCACGAGGCCATTCGCCCAACGTACATGAGCAAGCACGAGATAGAAGGTACATCGCAAGAGCGCCGTCTGTACGACCTGATTTGGAAACGCACGCTAGCCAGTCAGATGGCTGACGCACAGTTGGAGAAGACTACCGTGACCATTGATGTAAGCGGTGTGAAAGAACAGTTTACGGCCAATGTCGAAATCATCACGTTCGAAGGTTTCATCAAGGCTTATCACGAGTCGAACGATGAGGATGAGAACAACCAGGATGACTATACCCACTCGCTGCCAGCCTTGAAGGAAGGCGACCTGTTGGAACGTCGTGAAATCACCTCAACCGAACGCTATTCACAAAGTCCGATACGCTACACGGAAGCCAGTTTGGTGAAAAAACTGGAAGAATTGGGCATCGGCCGACCCTCTACCTACGCACCCACTATCAGCACCATACAGCAAAGAGAATATGTGCAGAAGGGCGATAAGAAGGGTACTGATAGGGCATACACCATCGATTCGCTGAAGGGTGGCAAGATAACGTCGAAGACCAAGAAAGAAGTGGTGGGCAACGAGAAAGGAAAACTATTGCCTACGGACATCGGAATGGTGGTGAACGACTTCCTGATGGAGAACTTCCCCAGTATCATGGACTACAACTTCACCGCGAATGTGGAAGAGAAATTCGACAGCATTGCTGAGGGAAACACCGAGTGGAACAAGATGATGAAGAGCTTTGACAAGAGCTTCAAGCCCACTGTAGAAAAGGTGATGAACGCACGAAGCGAACACAAGGCTGGCGAACGTGAACTGGGTATCGATCCCAAGAGTGGCAAACCGGTGTTCGTAAAGATAGGCAGATACGGACCAGTGGTACAAATCGGTACGGCCGATGATGACGAGAAACCCCGATTCTCACAACTCCCTGCGGACAAAAGCATGGAGGAGATGACCTTGGAAGACGCGCTCGAATTGTTCAAACTGCCGCGTACCGTGGGCCTGTTTGAAGGTACTGACGTGGTGATTGGGGCCGGACGATTCGGACCCTACGTTCTTCATCAGAAGAAATATGTGTCACTGCCCAAAGAAGAAAACCCGCTAAAGGTGACTTTGGAAACGGCCATCCAACTAATAGAACAGAAGCGGAAGCAGGAGAAAGAGAGGCACATCAAGTCGTTTGAACAAGACACAAAATTGGAAGTGCTGAATGGTCGTTACGGTCCTTACATCGCTTATGACGGCAAAAATTATCGCTTGCCCAAAGCCCAACATGGCAAGGCAGCCGACTTGACATACGAGGAGTGCATGGACATCGTGCATGCGGCACCGGCAAAGAAGACGGCTAAAAGCAGGAAATAA